The following proteins are encoded in a genomic region of Alnus glutinosa chromosome 8, dhAlnGlut1.1, whole genome shotgun sequence:
- the LOC133874733 gene encoding putative pentatricopeptide repeat-containing protein At5g37570: MRGLRMQQMLALKNHPNNKADIAAARLKTCSSLAQLKQIHAHIVRFNLHRNASLASTLVSLYASLSSPRYTRLVFSSFSHPNLSLFNHAIRAFSKTSSLVVESINLYAQMVRLGIRPDNFTYPFLLNSCAALRDLCPGIEVHGRVVKAGFSACVPVSNALIDMYGKCDALERAHRVFDEMGVRDDVVSYNALLGAHARGGEAMANAQDFFDRMQVKNVISWNAMIVGYVNSGDLGSARAIFDTMPERNAVSWTTMLVGYTKNGLIDVAKALFDEMPERSLVCWTAVISGYAQNGRPSEALALFQRMEKARVQPDAFTMTAVISASAQLGQPDIANWIASYVDQEGIERNETVHTALVDMHAKCGNLERACCIFEEIPRRDVVSYSALITGLASHGHGVKALEIFQRMMSENVEPDHITFVGVLTACSHAGLVEDGMRYWESMIKDYKIEPDANLFACMVDMLGRAGKLDEAHKFVKSMPMGPQPGALGALLGACRTYGNVEIAEIVSEQLFKLEPENTGNYMLLISIYASRERWDEAKWVREAMEERRVIKLPGCSWVEFDCDKKGNQMKNLRTYSKTLVSCNQSTEK; this comes from the coding sequence ATGCGAGGATTGAGAATGCAACAAATGTTAGCTCTCAAAAACCACCCAAACAACAAAGCAGACATCGCTGCTGCTCGGCTCAAAACTTGCTCGTCCCTCGCTCAGCTCAAGCAAATCCACGCCCACATCGTCCGCTTCAATCTCCACCGAAACGCTTCCTTGGCTTCCACTCTCGTCTCTCTCTACGCCTCTCTCTCCTCCCCTCGCTACACCCGTCTCGTCTTCTCCTCTTTCTCTCACCCaaacctctctctcttcaaCCACGCCATCAGAGCTTTCTCCAAGACATCGTCGCTTGTTGTTGAATCAATAAATCTGTATGCCCAAATGGTTCGCTTGGGGATTAGACCCGATAATTTTACGTACCCATTTTTGCTCAACTCGTGTGCTGCTCTAAGAGATCTTTGTCCTGGAATTGAGGTCCACGGACGCGTTGTGAAAGCGGGTTTCAGTGCGTGTGTTCCGGTTTCGAATGCTTTGATTGATATGTATGGTAAATGTGATGCGCTGGAGAGGGCACATcgggtgtttgatgaaatgggtGTGAGAGATGATGTTGTGTCTTATAATGCTCTTCTAGGAGCTCATGCCAGAGGTGGGGAGGCTATGGCAAATGCTCAGGATTTTTTTGACAGAATGCAGGTAAAGAATGTGATATCTTGGAATGCAATGATTGTGGGTTATGTAAATAGTGGAGATCTGGGGTCAGCACGTGCTATTTTTGATACGATGCCTGAGAGAAATGCTGTTTCTTGGACTACAATGCTGGTGGGTTATACTAAAAATGGGCTCATAGATGTGGCTAAAGCTCTCTTTGATGAAATGCCGGAACGGAGTTTAGTTTGTTGGACAGCTGTGATTTCTGGGTATGCACAAAATGGGAGACCAAGTGAAGCACTGGCACTTTTCCAGAGAATGGAAAAAGCACGTGTACAACCAGATGCTTTCACCATGACTGCTGTAATATCTGCATCGGCACAATTAGGTCAACCAGATATAGCAAATTGGATTGCATCTTATGTGGATCAAGAAGGCATTGAGCGGAATGAAACAGTACATACTGCTCTGGTTGATATGCATGCAAAGTGTGGCAACCTGGAACGGGCATGCTGCATATTTGAGGAGATCCCTCGGCGGGATGTCGTCTCTTATAGCGCGCTAATCACAGGTCTTGCTTCTCATGGTCATGGGGTTAAAGCTCTTGAGATCTTCCAGAGAATGATGTCAGAAAATGTTGAGCCTGATCATATCACCTTTGTTGGAGTATTGACTGCCTGTAGCCATGCGGGACTCGTTGAAGATGGAATGAGATATTGGGAAAGCATGATAAAAGATTACAAAATTGAGCCGGATGCTAATCTCTTTGCTTGCATGGTTGATATGCTGGGCCGTGCTGGGAAACTTGATGAGGCTCACAAATTCGTAAAAAGCATGCCTATGGGGCCACAACCTGGAGCATTGGGTGCTCTTCTTGGAGCATGTAGAACTTATGGAAATGTTGAGATTGCAGAAATTGTTTCTGAGCAACTCTTCAAGTTAGAACCTGAAAATACTGGGAATTACATGCTTCTTATCAGTATCTATGCCTCAAGGGAACGGTGGGATGAGGCCAAATGGGTTCGGGAAGCAATGGAGGAGAGACGAGTAATTAAACTTCCTGGGTGCAGTTGGGTGGAGTTTGATTGTGACAAAAAAGGAAATCAAATGAAGAACTTAAGGACTTATAGCAAAACTCTGGTGAGCTGTAATCAgtcaactgaaaaataa
- the LOC133876063 gene encoding uncharacterized protein LOC133876063, translating into MASSKLSYYRLGKEGGLLDEESQEVEVIRAFGKIRGRFKIKRLVGWRRRPKVVILGLRRLQRKRRIFMRLRASWSKALERLKNGQAHMSDLFAGNYLFMQVNSSTPFMGHGRKTPLPRSSH; encoded by the coding sequence ATGGCGTCATCCAAGCTGTCCTATTATAGACTGGGAAAGGAAGGTGGGTTGCTTGATGAAGAATCACAAGAAGTAGAAGTGATCAGAGCATTCGGGAAGATAAGGGGGCGGTTCAAGATTAAAAGGTTGGTTGGCTGGAGGAGGCGACCAAAGGTTGTAATTCTAGGCTTGAGGAGGTTGCAGAGAAAAAGGAGGATTTTCATGAGATTAAGAGCGTCATGGAGTAAGGCTTTGGAGAGGTTAAAGAATGGGCAGGCTCACATGAGCGATCTGTTTGCAGGAAATTATCTGTTTATGCAGGTTAACTCTAGTACTCCTTTTATGGGTCATGGCAGAAAGACTCCACTGCCTCGATCTAGTCACTAA
- the LOC133876062 gene encoding aldehyde oxidase GLOX-like — MADKSKSLIITTFLLILYIGISGAVPNIPRRPSRRESKGQWQLLLSNTGVVAMHMALTHHNTVVMFDQTESGRSGYRLRQRYNGRRCAGRTRADLEDSSCYAHSIEYDIDRNRVRPLRLNTDTWCSSGSFLSNGTLQQTGGYGSGSRRIRYFRPCVDHQCDWRQSKRSLADDRWYASNQLLPGHDRAIVVGGRRVFTYEFVPKRSPNEGSFNLPFLHRTYDRDAGGNNLYPFLHLSSDGNLFIFANRDSILFNFRQNKVVKTFPRIPGNGSRNYPSSGSSVILPLDHINKFQRVEVMVCGGATSGAFRAANERRYLKGLSSCGRMVITGNRHKWNMENMPGPRLLNDMLILPTGHVLIINGARSGSAGWDNARNASLEPYLYKPNATLGRRFSILSTTRIARMYHSSAVLLPDGRVLVAGGNPHNRYTFRNVPYPTELRLQAFVPNYMERQYHIHRPMNVTINYGDHHGQINGVRHGGEFSVEFVLGRRPSNEMEFNAYAPPFTTHSISMNQRMLKLRCQSMVRAEDGRVNAVVEAPPSPTVAPPGYYMLTVVNGGIPSMSTWVKFITA, encoded by the exons ATGGCTGATAAAAGCAAATCTTTGATTATTACAACATTTCTGTTAATCCTTTACATTGGAATTAGTGGTGCAGTACCAAATATTCCTAGACGGCCCTCACGAAGGGAGAGCAAAGGGCAATGGCAGCTTCTTTTGAGCAACACCGGCGTAGTGGCGATGCACATGGCGTTAACCCACCATAACACAGTCGTAATGTTCGATCAAACAGAATCGGGCCGGTCTGGGTACCGGCTCCGGCAACGTTACAACGGCAGAAGATGCGCTGGCCGGACTAGAGCTGATTTAGAAGACTCTTCATGCTATGCTCACTCCATTGAGTACGATATTGATAGGAACAGAGTTAGGCCTTTAAGGCTTAATACTGATACCTGGTGCTCCTCAGGCTCTTTCTTGAGCAACGGAACACTTCAACAAACCGGTGGCTATGGCAGCGGTTCTCGACGCATCCGATACTTCCGGCCATGTGTGGATCACCAATGTGATTGGAGGCAATCAAAGAGATCATTGGCGGATGATCGTTGGTATGCTTCCAATCAATTACTCCCCGGGCATGATCGTGCGATTGTTGTCGGTGGAAGAAGGGTATTTACTTACGAATTTGTGCCGAAAAGGTCTCCTAATGAAGGATCTTTTAACCTTCCATTCTTGCACCGGACTTACGACAGGGATGCTGGAGGAAACAACCTTTATCCCTTCCTCCACCTTTCTTCTGACGGCAACCTGTTCATTTTCGCCAACCGGGATTCGATCCTTTTCAATTTCAGGCAAAATAAGGTGGTTAAGACGTTCCCTCGGATTCCCGGAAATGGGTCGAGGAACTATCCGAGCTCCGGCTCGTCGGTGATTCTTCCACTAGACCACATAAACAAGTTCCAACGAGTGGAAGTCATGGTGTGCGGAGGCGCAACTTCAGGAGCTTTTCGAGCTGCTAATGAAAGGAGATACTTGAAGGGGTTGAGCTCTTGTGGAAGAATGGTGATCACAGGGAACAGACACAAATGGAACATGGAAAACATGCCCGGCCCCCGTCTCCTAAACGACATGCTGATCCTCCCAACCGGCCATGTCCTGATCATAAACGGTGCAAGAAGCGGCTCTGCCGGATGGGACAATGCAAGGAATGCTTCCCTCGAACCTTACCTCTACAAACCAAACGCTACACTTGGGAGAAGGTTCTCAATCCTTAGCACCACCAGAATAGCCAGAATGTATCACTCATCGGCCGTTCTTTTACCAGACGGGAGGGTCTTAGTTGCTGGCGGTAACCCTCACAATAG gtACACTTTCAGAAATGTGCCCTACCCTACTGAGCTTAGGTTACAAGCATTTGTGCCAAACTACATGGAGCGGCAATACCACATTCACAGGCCGATGAATGTGACGATAAACTATGGAGATCATCATGGACAGATTAATGGTGTTAGACATGGTGGAGAGTTTAGCGTTGAGTTTGTGTTAGGAAGGAGGCCGAGCAATGAAATGGAGTTTAATGCTTATGCGCCACCATTCACCACGCATTCCATCTCTATGAACCAAAGGATGCTAAAGCTGAGGTGCCAGAGCATGGTCAGGGCTGAAGATGGGCGGGTAAATGCAGTTGTGGAGGCCCCTCCATCTCCTACTGTTGCACCACCTGGTTATTACATGCTCACTGTAGTGAATGGAGGAATTCCTAGCATGTCTACGTGGGTGAAGTTCATAACTGCTTGA